The Labilibaculum sp. sequence AAGCCAGAATCAAAGAAAGAAGATTCTAATTACCTCTTTCAAAAAAATATAAAAGCTTTCCAAAATTGGAAAGCTTTTTTTATGTTGGTATCTTTTTAAGATTAAAACTATATTCTAAAGTTTTAATACTCTAAGGATTGTACAAATCAGGCATCTCTCCATTAGAGATAATCTTTTCCCGGTTACTTCCATCAGGATCCATGATCCAAATACTCTTCTCTCCTTCATTATCATTGGCTACATTCATAAAAACAATTTTACCACCTGTTTCGGTATATCTAGCCTGAAGATCATTTGTTCCAGCTGGTTTATCATCACCAGATAAATTTACAATATTTGTTCCATCAACATTCACACTATAAATTTTCGCGTTTAGCTGTCTGCCATCATCGTCCTGAAATAAAGAATCCAAAGAAAAAATCACCTTTGTTCCATCAGGTGAAAAGTGCGGGCTGGAAATCGTTCCTTCTAAATTCGCAACCAGTAAAAATAAATTCGCGCCATCAGAATCCATTAAATAAATTTCATTATCATATGGTTTCTCTCCTTGTGTTAGAACAGCAATTTTTTCCTGTGACGAATTATTAAAGTGATCACTCCAGTCACAAGATTTAAACTGACGATTTACAGGAGCATTCGCAATTTTATTTTCTCCGGTTCCATTATAATTTATAGTATAAAGATCGCCATAATGGCCATAAAGAATCTGATCCCCCTCAGGAGACCAAACAAAACCAGTTCCACTATTATTATAACTTACCAAAGGCTTGTCATTTGTTACCTTTACAACATTCTTTCCTTTAGTATCCATCGTATAAATATGATATTCGCCGGACTTATTCGAAGAATATGCAATTAATTCTTCATTTGGCGAAATTCTAGGAGAAACTTCACTGCCTCCATCCTTAGTTAACCGAACCAGATGATTTTCTGCTAAATCCCACGAGTAAATATCCCTACTTCCAAGAGTATCTTTAACAAACAAATACCCATTATTAGGATAATCTTCTATTGTAAATCGCCATTTCTTCCCTTCAACTTCATCCAATTGTTTATTTCTGGCCACAACTTTCCAAAGGTAAGTTGTTTCAAACTTTAAGTTTTTTACCATGTAAGTTGTATCTAAAATATTCGACACAACTTTTGTTCCTTCCGCATCATCTGCACCTTCATATAAAATCACATCAAAACGTAAAGTATCACCCTTTTCCGTTTCCCCATTCCTCCAAACTAGATTTACTTTGTTTGGAAGTTTAGTTTCATCATCCTGTATATCCAATGGTGAAACATATGTTATATCATCAGGAATTTTTGAATCAAGGGGAGCAATTCCCATAACTACCTGCATAACCAATTCTTTTCCTTCCTGAACCTTAACCGGTGTACTTACGGCAGTATAACCTTCTTTTTTAGCATTGACAGTTACATCTCCAACTTTAACTTCTTTCAGATTGAAATACCCATCTGAATTAGTTGTTACAGATGTAGTTCCTGGATTTGTTGTAATACTGACTCCTTCCATTGGCAAACTTCCTGCCTCCTCGGAAGTTTTAACAGTACCACTTATTGAACCGAATAATTCCGGATCAACAGTATTTTCATTACAGGAAAATATAATTGCAGACAGAAATAATAGGCTAAAAGATCTGAAGAGTAGGTAGAATTGTCTCATATATATTGTCAATTTTATTTTTTTTAAATTAATAATTATCTCCGTGGAAAACAACCGAATCTTGAGCAACAATCATGTTATCCTGATAAATTAACAATTTAGCCATTAACTTATCACCTTTTCTAAGATTTATTCTTGATTCAGAAAGTGAAGAAATGTTCTTCTCCAAAACAGTAAAGGTTCCTTTCTGGGTAGTTTTGGAAGTTCCTGCAACCCCATTTTTTGTCACCACAAAAATATATCTTAATGTTAAAGCATTACTTCCAATATTTTTAACATTTGCCTTAAGTAAGTGATTTTGAACCTCACTTTCTATCACAATTGATGCTTCAACCGGCAACTGCCCCATCCCTCCTACGGCATTTAAAGTAAAGCACATAACAACTAAAACAACAAGTTTTGCGTGCATTCCTAACTAACTTTGATATTGCATTTCTAAATTTATTTAATATTTAGAAACGAACCAATATGCAGTTCGTTAAATTACTATAATAACTTCAAAAAAAAGTACCTATTCTCTAAATTATCTTAAAAAAAAAGGGATGCCCGTAAAAGGACATCCCGTCAAATTAAACCTGCTCTGTATTCACAAACCACTTTTTATTATTACATTCATACCAGTTCCAACCTGAGTTACAATCATTCCGTTATTTGCCAATCCAGAATCAATCTCTAATTGGTTGTCATTACCAGCTTGAGTAATTTCAAAGCTCTTATTATTCCCAATAACTTCTTGTTGCAATGAATTGTTATCACCATATTGATGAACGCTAGTGGAAATGTTTTTCCCTTGAAGTAAGGATTCAATAAAGTTTCTATCACCTGATTGTAAAAGTTCCAAGAGATTAGAATCTCCTTTTTGTATTGCCTTAATCAAGTTCTCCATTCCTACTTGCTGAATAATGGCCAACTGTTCCTGACTAAATTGATGAAGTATCAATTCGTTTTCATTTCCTGATTGGATAGCCAAAACTTTTGTTTCAGCATGAATGGCATCAACAGCACCGTAATTTAACTCATTTAGAATCTGATCTTCAACATTATAATTTTGTCCTACTAGATTACCGAAGCCAAATACGAACAGAGCAAACCATAAATATTTTCGAATAATTACTGACATAGAAAGGTTTGTGAAAACTTTTAGAGGAAAAAAATCCCGCCGAAGCGGGAATTTTTTCTTTTAAATATTTTGTAATTATGGAGTTACAAAGATAGTTCCTGCATTTCCTTGCTGAGTTACAGCGAAGTTGTCGTTACCATCCTGAATAACCAAACCGAAATGATCGTTACCAACTTGCTCAAGGAATGAGTAGTTGTCGTCACCAAACTGGTAAGTTAAAGCTGTATTATCATCACCTGTTTGAATAATGAAAGCTTGGTTTCTAGCTCCATCAATTTGACCAATCACAGCAACGTTACCGTCACCATCCTGCAAGATGTCAGCTAAACTTTCTTCTTGATCGAACTGGAATACCCAACCGCGGTTGTTATCACCTCTTTGCTCAACTGCAGCATCAGAATCTGATCCACCAAATTGGCCAACAAATGCGAAGTTATGCTCGCCTTTCTGAAATACATCGGCACTATTCTTCACTCCCCAAATTTGATCAACGATTGCTGTGTTACCATGATCTCTCTGAACAACTTTTGCTTTATTTCTGGTTCCATAAAGTTGTGATACATAAGCTGTTTGGAATGATCCTTTTTGGTTAACTCTTGCTCTATCACCTGTACCAAACTTTTGAGTTACATCCGCAAAGTTTCTATAACCATCCTGCATTACATTTACTTTACCTTTTGACTCACCAATTTGCTCAACAAATGCCCAGTTCCGGGAACCAATTTGAGTTGTTTTAGCATCATTATGATCTCCACCAATCTGAACAGTTCTTGCGCCATTAGCCCAACCGTTTTGATCTATAGAAGCATCATTATCCACTCCACCTCTTTGGAAAGTTGAAGCTCTGTTAAAATAACCATTTTGATGAATAGTTGCACTATTAGAATAACCACCAATTTGTGTAGTTGTGGCTCTATTGAATGCTCTTAACTGAGTGATAGAAGCATTATTAAAACTTCCTCCTAACTGAGTTGTGCTTGCTAAATTACGATATCCCCACTGGTTAATGTATGCATGGTTGTGATGTCCACCTCTTTGCATTGTACTTGCTCTATTTGCTCTACCTACTTGTAGAATTTCTGCAGTTGACATATAAGTGTACATTTGAGAAATAGATGCAGAATTATACATGCCAAATTGACTTACCATAGCGCTACTGTGAGCACCCATTTGATATACATCACTGTTATTAAATGCACCCCACTGAAGCACACTTGCAGTATTTGCATGATTCCCTTGCAAAACAGAAGAATAGTTTGCTAATCCTAATTGAGTTACACCTGCCGAATTTAAAAATCCATACTGCAAAACATTAGACATATTGAAAAGACCATACTGACTTACAGCAACAGAATTAAACATTCCCATCTGCATAATTCCTGACATGTTACCAAGTCCCATTTGATCAACAACAGCAGAATTAAAAAAGCCTACCTGATCAACGTAAGAACCATTAAAAGCACCATCCTGAGTTACATCAGCAGTGTTGCCAACAAGAAATTGATCGATGCTTGAGTAATTAGCAAAACCTGTTTGATCAACAGTTGCACCATTCCACATTCCAAGCTGATCAACATCACTGCTATTAAACCAGCCCACCTGAGTTACACCAGCAGTGTTCAGCCAACCTGTTTGGTTGACATTCGAATTGTTTACCTGTGCAAATGCAGAAGATACTGCAAAAACAACAGCTACAAATAAAAATAAAAATTTTTTCATGGTTGAATTTTTTAAAGGTTTAAAGTGAATTAATTTTAAAAATCAATTTTAAAGGTTTAAGAGCTCTGACTGATCTAATAATGCACTTATAGCATCCTTCGATCTTTTTATCTAAATTAAGCAAAAGCCTTTCCAACCACTCATGTTTTT is a genomic window containing:
- the csgH gene encoding curli-like amyloid fiber formation chaperone CsgH — translated: MHAKLVVLVVMCFTLNAVGGMGQLPVEASIVIESEVQNHLLKANVKNIGSNALTLRYIFVVTKNGVAGTSKTTQKGTFTVLEKNISSLSESRINLRKGDKLMAKLLIYQDNMIVAQDSVVFHGDNY
- a CDS encoding carboxypeptidase regulatory-like domain-containing protein codes for the protein MRQFYLLFRSFSLLFLSAIIFSCNENTVDPELFGSISGTVKTSEEAGSLPMEGVSITTNPGTTSVTTNSDGYFNLKEVKVGDVTVNAKKEGYTAVSTPVKVQEGKELVMQVVMGIAPLDSKIPDDITYVSPLDIQDDETKLPNKVNLVWRNGETEKGDTLRFDVILYEGADDAEGTKVVSNILDTTYMVKNLKFETTYLWKVVARNKQLDEVEGKKWRFTIEDYPNNGYLFVKDTLGSRDIYSWDLAENHLVRLTKDGGSEVSPRISPNEELIAYSSNKSGEYHIYTMDTKGKNVVKVTNDKPLVSYNNSGTGFVWSPEGDQILYGHYGDLYTINYNGTGENKIANAPVNRQFKSCDWSDHFNNSSQEKIAVLTQGEKPYDNEIYLMDSDGANLFLLVANLEGTISSPHFSPDGTKVIFSLDSLFQDDDGRQLNAKIYSVNVDGTNIVNLSGDDKPAGTNDLQARYTETGGKIVFMNVANDNEGEKSIWIMDPDGSNREKIISNGEMPDLYNP